From Paenibacillus sp. PK3_47, the proteins below share one genomic window:
- a CDS encoding helix-turn-helix domain-containing protein has product MERKNIAAAEKLAILQEIKEGVIGLNAAVGKFGVSKSSIQEWRRRYKAYGYPGLETRTHNRTYSAELKRKAVKDVLEGGLSQTQVIYKYQIASQTQLANWIKKYNGHSKSLTANSGGTKAMTKGRLTTWQERIDIVQYCLAHQLDYTKTASQFKVSYPQVYSWVKKYQSGGDDALRDGRGRTKAPEELTEADRYKLAMKKLEYENERLRAENALLKKLDEIERRRL; this is encoded by the coding sequence ATGGAGCGAAAAAACATTGCAGCAGCTGAGAAATTAGCGATTCTTCAGGAAATTAAAGAGGGAGTTATCGGATTAAATGCGGCAGTCGGTAAGTTTGGTGTGTCGAAGAGTTCCATCCAAGAATGGAGACGGCGGTACAAGGCGTACGGCTACCCAGGGTTGGAAACCCGTACCCATAACCGGACCTATTCCGCAGAACTTAAACGAAAGGCCGTGAAGGATGTTCTCGAAGGAGGCTTGTCTCAAACCCAAGTCATTTACAAATATCAAATTGCAAGTCAAACCCAACTCGCGAACTGGATTAAGAAGTATAATGGTCATAGCAAAAGCTTAACCGCAAATTCGGGAGGAACGAAAGCGATGACCAAGGGGCGTTTGACGACATGGCAGGAGCGGATCGACATTGTGCAGTACTGCCTTGCACATCAACTCGATTACACAAAGACGGCAAGTCAATTTAAGGTGTCTTACCCGCAAGTCTACAGTTGGGTGAAGAAGTACCAGAGCGGCGGAGATGACGCTTTAAGGGATGGTAGAGGACGCACCAAGGCGCCGGAAGAGCTAACGGAGGCGGATCGCTACAAGCTTGCCATGAAGAAGCTGGAGTACGAGAATGAGCGGCTCCGTGCGGAGAACGCTTTGTTAAAAAAGTTAGACGAAATCGAAAGGAGGCGACTTTAA
- a CDS encoding SRPBCC family protein: MNPEPVVRAEMLIRKPVEEVFEAFIDPAITTKFWFTKSSGKLAAGKHVRWEWEMYGAADNIFVEQIEPNKRIVILSSDGTKVEWMFTSRSAAETFVTITNSGFTGSNDDIVNLAIDSMGGYTMVLCGLKALLEHNIMLNLVADKAPDAHVS; this comes from the coding sequence ATGAATCCTGAACCGGTTGTGAGGGCAGAGATGCTGATCCGCAAGCCGGTTGAAGAGGTGTTTGAAGCTTTTATTGACCCGGCCATTACTACGAAATTCTGGTTCACGAAGAGCAGCGGAAAACTGGCAGCGGGGAAGCACGTCCGGTGGGAGTGGGAAATGTATGGGGCTGCTGATAATATTTTTGTAGAACAAATAGAACCAAATAAGCGAATTGTCATCCTATCCTCGGACGGCACAAAAGTTGAGTGGATGTTTACGTCACGGAGTGCCGCTGAAACCTTTGTTACGATTACTAACTCGGGATTCACAGGCAGTAATGATGACATTGTCAATCTGGCGATCGATTCCATGGGGGGATATACCATGGTGTTGTGCGGATTAAAGGCGCTGCTTGAGCATAACATCATGCTTAATCTGGTAGCTGACAAGGCTCCCGATGCGCATGTCAGCTGA
- a CDS encoding IS3 family transposase yields the protein MYLAVQAVQQEGYGSIQLLCELAGIARSSYYKWLSRTPSRQERDNEKLMQEMLLLYEQVERIYGYRRLALHLRRQMNQPINAKRVYRLMKLQGIQSVIRRKRKTYAGSTPQQVAENLLNREFHAEAPNQKWVTDVTEFKYGSGKKAYLSAILDLHDKSIISYVLGHSNNNALVFETFELAVQAAPQSHPLLHSDRGFQYTSLKFKEMVDKAEMKQSMSRVGCCIDNGPMESFWGTLKCEKYYLHTYRTFEDLQKDVENYIHFYNNERLQAKLNGLSPIEFRTKAA from the coding sequence ATCTATCTGGCTGTTCAGGCCGTTCAACAAGAGGGATACGGCTCCATTCAGCTACTGTGCGAGCTTGCAGGCATTGCACGGTCAAGTTATTACAAGTGGCTAAGCCGCACACCGAGTCGCCAAGAGAGAGACAATGAGAAGCTAATGCAGGAGATGCTTCTCTTGTATGAACAAGTAGAACGGATCTATGGATACCGCCGACTGGCACTTCATTTACGAAGGCAGATGAACCAACCGATTAATGCGAAACGAGTATACCGTCTCATGAAGCTCCAGGGCATTCAGTCGGTCATTCGCAGAAAGCGAAAGACGTACGCGGGTTCTACCCCTCAGCAGGTTGCAGAGAATTTGCTGAACCGTGAGTTCCATGCTGAAGCGCCGAACCAAAAATGGGTCACAGATGTCACCGAATTCAAATATGGGAGCGGAAAGAAGGCTTATTTGAGCGCTATATTAGACCTGCACGACAAGTCCATTATTTCTTATGTGCTAGGGCATTCTAATAACAACGCACTGGTCTTTGAGACGTTTGAGCTAGCGGTACAAGCTGCCCCCCAAAGTCATCCCCTGCTCCATAGCGACCGCGGGTTTCAGTATACTTCCTTGAAGTTCAAGGAAATGGTAGATAAAGCTGAAATGAAGCAAAGTATGTCCCGTGTAGGCTGCTGTATTGATAATGGACCGATGGAATCTTTCTGGGGGACTCTAAAATGTGAGAAGTACTACCTACATACCTACCGGACTTTTGAAGACCTCCAAAAGGATGTCGAGAACTACATTCACTTTTACAATAATGAACGGTTACAGGCAAAACTAAACGGCCTCAGTCCTATAGAATTCAGGACCAAGGCCGCTTAA
- a CDS encoding SDR family NAD(P)-dependent oxidoreductase: MAEQRLKDKIAVVTGGASGIGKATAIRFAQHGAKVYLIDRTPEEAAQTKQEIESIGGAAAVIECDVSRAEQVEQAIAQVGNEAGRIDVIFANAGINGAIAPIETLEIEDWDQTLDTNLRSTFATVKYSIPFMKEQGGSIIITSSINGNRTFANFGAAAYSSSKAGQVAFMKMAALELARYAIRVNAVCPGAIDTNIGNNTFESEEVEEIRIPVELPEVSHPLERAPGKPEQVANLVLFLASDESFHVTGTEIFVDGAESLLRG, from the coding sequence ATGGCAGAACAGCGTTTGAAAGACAAAATTGCAGTAGTAACCGGAGGAGCTTCGGGGATCGGCAAGGCGACAGCCATCCGTTTTGCCCAGCATGGGGCCAAGGTATATCTGATCGACCGCACACCGGAGGAAGCAGCCCAGACCAAGCAGGAAATTGAATCGATCGGCGGAGCAGCTGCCGTTATTGAGTGTGACGTCTCCCGTGCGGAGCAGGTGGAACAAGCCATCGCGCAGGTCGGTAATGAGGCTGGACGGATCGATGTTATTTTTGCCAATGCCGGAATTAACGGGGCGATCGCTCCCATTGAGACGCTGGAAATTGAGGACTGGGACCAGACGCTGGACACCAATCTGCGCAGCACGTTCGCAACGGTCAAATACAGTATTCCTTTTATGAAGGAACAGGGCGGCAGCATCATCATCACCAGCTCCATCAACGGCAACCGGACATTCGCCAACTTTGGCGCAGCGGCTTATTCCTCTTCCAAAGCAGGGCAGGTCGCTTTTATGAAAATGGCTGCACTGGAACTGGCCCGGTATGCCATCCGTGTAAATGCTGTATGTCCGGGTGCTATTGATACGAATATTGGCAATAATACATTTGAGAGTGAAGAAGTTGAGGAAATAAGAATTCCCGTGGAGCTTCCGGAGGTCAGCCATCCGCTGGAGAGAGCGCCGGGCAAGCCGGAGCAGGTAGCCAATCTGGTGCTGTTCCTCGCCTCTGACGAGTCCTTCCATGTGACGGGCACAGAGATTTTTGTAGACGGCGCTGAATCGCTGCTCCGCGGATAA
- a CDS encoding extracellular solute-binding protein has translation MKMNRLRTFPLSAAVLSTVLLSLLISGCELKSGSRSAAENAPEEPASGTPRYQISWTMHQNLPVAENAEMVRYVEEKFNVDLDVWNLANNKYESLLDMKLAQGAVPDLFRIRQTQDLLKYQQQGLLAEIPEELLNEYAPNIMKAIREHAPAYQDYGKIGGKYYGIPVVNPTNIYRIPVVYRQDWLDKLGLAVPETLADFEKVIYAFTNDDPDGNGIKDTYGLSREGMNVLFGAFGQVVFADQLYFGVKEQKLVIGALEPELKEALQYLRKWYRDGVIDPEFITGENKGGYKHLSHAFISGRIGMTSMGNYYHWIQDGDYLTWNWDEHMNSTESPVEATFNMKELNAKNPEARIVFGPPFTGPEGKRGSKAYDMLMSFTAIGADAAKEPGKLAAILQILDYVSANPDPDEAAAVKYGIQGTHWTWAEASKEDVIVLPPYDKIFSYQNKIGAGLGMTVPLMPTERREQWASTLGLDQYGIYNAMEVATPSLIQKGPELIKLRNKAYIAFITGDQPLEAFGDFVKEFMAAGGTEVLQEANEWYSLREGNGGG, from the coding sequence ATGAAAATGAACAGATTACGCACCTTCCCGCTGTCTGCAGCGGTGCTGTCTACAGTGCTGCTGTCACTCCTGATCAGCGGCTGTGAGCTTAAGTCCGGCAGCCGGTCTGCTGCAGAAAATGCGCCGGAGGAACCGGCTTCCGGGACACCCCGGTACCAGATTTCCTGGACAATGCATCAGAATCTGCCTGTGGCGGAGAATGCAGAGATGGTGCGGTACGTGGAGGAGAAGTTCAACGTAGACCTGGATGTATGGAATCTGGCGAACAATAAATACGAGTCGCTGCTGGACATGAAGCTGGCACAGGGCGCTGTCCCTGACCTCTTCAGAATCAGGCAGACACAGGATCTGCTGAAATATCAGCAGCAGGGCCTGCTGGCCGAAATTCCTGAAGAGCTGCTGAACGAATACGCGCCTAATATTATGAAAGCTATCAGAGAGCACGCCCCTGCTTATCAGGATTACGGCAAAATCGGCGGAAAATATTACGGCATTCCTGTCGTCAATCCTACGAACATTTACCGCATTCCTGTAGTCTATAGACAGGACTGGCTGGACAAGCTTGGACTGGCTGTGCCTGAGACACTGGCTGACTTTGAAAAGGTGATCTATGCCTTCACCAATGATGACCCGGACGGCAACGGTATCAAGGATACCTATGGCTTATCCAGAGAAGGGATGAATGTACTTTTCGGGGCATTCGGGCAGGTTGTTTTTGCGGACCAGCTTTACTTCGGGGTGAAAGAGCAGAAGCTGGTGATCGGCGCATTAGAGCCGGAATTGAAGGAGGCCCTACAATATCTCCGTAAATGGTACCGTGACGGAGTCATTGATCCGGAATTCATTACCGGGGAGAATAAGGGCGGCTACAAGCATCTCTCCCATGCTTTTATCAGCGGGAGGATCGGCATGACCTCCATGGGCAATTATTATCACTGGATTCAGGACGGCGACTACCTGACCTGGAATTGGGATGAGCATATGAACAGCACAGAGTCTCCAGTAGAGGCTACCTTTAACATGAAGGAATTAAACGCCAAAAACCCCGAGGCCCGTATTGTGTTCGGTCCCCCTTTTACCGGGCCGGAGGGCAAGCGGGGGTCCAAAGCCTACGACATGCTCATGAGCTTCACGGCCATCGGGGCAGATGCCGCCAAAGAACCGGGAAAGCTTGCCGCAATTCTTCAGATCCTCGACTACGTCAGCGCAAATCCCGACCCGGATGAAGCTGCTGCAGTGAAATACGGGATACAGGGTACGCACTGGACCTGGGCGGAAGCCTCTAAGGAGGATGTCATTGTTCTGCCCCCCTACGACAAAATCTTCAGCTACCAGAACAAGATCGGGGCCGGCCTGGGTATGACTGTGCCGCTGATGCCCACAGAACGGAGAGAACAATGGGCTTCGACTCTGGGTCTTGATCAATACGGGATCTACAACGCGATGGAAGTGGCGACGCCCTCCTTGATCCAGAAGGGGCCAGAGCTGATAAAGCTGAGGAATAAAGCCTATATCGCCTTCATTACTGGCGATCAGCCGTTAGAGGCATTCGGTGATTTCGTCAAGGAGTTCATGGCGGCCGGCGGAACTGAAGTGCTGCAGGAAGCGAATGAGTGGTATAGTTTGCGTGAGGGGAATGGCGGGGGATAA
- a CDS encoding sugar diacid recognition domain-containing protein yields the protein MFQLSERQAQEIVDKMMMDIPYNINIMNEKGIIIGSGTKERVGTIHQGAVKALSIGKMVEVWKDGRYEKKGTNEPIVIGDTRVGVIGISGNPDEVRPFCNIVRTTVSLLIEQRNTLEDIASEVNRKKAFLEMLLDHHGAYTQKLKKEAAAYHIDLALKTTILYLRNFTPAEAQAKILLQYPSFRLEDNTWLLVVQNPDDCGPLIQQILQHQPDVRVAAGKHEASIAESYRQAKSAMGILLALRPPVQTIYFAENEFLVKLSQADLTKDQNAAVKLEDTADLLETLRVFINHNCSVSHTSDALNIHRNTLQYRLKRIHTLTGKDPRNLLELYELTYSLLALYK from the coding sequence TTGTTTCAGCTTTCCGAAAGACAGGCACAGGAAATTGTAGATAAAATGATGATGGATATTCCGTACAATATCAATATTATGAATGAAAAAGGCATCATTATAGGCAGCGGGACCAAAGAGCGGGTCGGCACCATACACCAGGGGGCGGTCAAGGCGCTGTCCATCGGTAAAATGGTTGAGGTCTGGAAGGACGGGCGTTATGAAAAGAAAGGCACCAACGAACCGATTGTCATAGGCGATACCCGTGTGGGCGTCATCGGAATTTCCGGTAATCCGGATGAAGTGCGCCCTTTTTGCAATATTGTAAGAACGACTGTCTCCCTGCTCATTGAACAGAGGAATACTCTGGAGGATATCGCAAGTGAAGTGAACCGCAAAAAGGCGTTCCTGGAAATGCTGCTGGATCATCACGGGGCCTATACGCAGAAGCTGAAGAAGGAAGCAGCCGCTTATCACATTGACCTGGCTCTGAAGACAACCATTCTGTACCTCAGGAATTTCACACCGGCAGAGGCTCAGGCCAAAATTCTGCTGCAGTACCCCTCCTTCCGGCTGGAGGATAACACGTGGCTCCTGGTTGTGCAAAATCCGGACGACTGCGGGCCGCTCATCCAGCAGATTCTGCAGCACCAGCCGGATGTACGGGTCGCCGCAGGCAAACATGAGGCAAGCATTGCGGAAAGCTACCGTCAGGCCAAATCCGCCATGGGGATTCTGCTGGCGCTGAGGCCGCCGGTGCAGACCATTTATTTTGCAGAGAACGAATTTCTCGTAAAACTGAGCCAGGCGGATCTGACCAAGGACCAGAATGCTGCCGTGAAGCTGGAGGATACCGCCGATCTGCTGGAGACGCTCAGAGTGTTCATTAACCATAACTGCAGCGTCTCGCATACCTCGGATGCCCTGAACATTCACCGCAATACACTCCAGTACCGGCTCAAAAGAATCCATACCCTCACCGGCAAAGATCCGCGGAATCTGCTGGAGCTCTACGAGCTTACCTACAGTCTGCTGGCGTTGTATAAGTAA
- a CDS encoding S-layer homology domain-containing protein has translation MKKKLTIQMSAKKMTLACGILAASLSFGVSASAFSDMKGHAAESKINSLHKDGIVNGVTSDKFAPKSKVTFAQGVQFIVSGLKLSPEGSGGKASDYFDKVKDNAWYAKAFVTAKESGLSLDKTVDPNGTMTRAQFAHLLTQALQSKGNFPVTLMYANVTDGDKMSNDEMNSLQILFNTRIVTLEKDGKFRPTEAVTRAEAAVWIYDAADFAKRVITPEDDNNNTETGYHYEAAVKLEKAADGVNKATLTVSNLPNPGYGLSIDRIEFGKDKTAVIYFSVTKPDPGMMYPQVISDATAVTYLPDGYTATAQSLTEAASSNASIKLQ, from the coding sequence ATGAAGAAGAAACTAACCATCCAGATGAGCGCGAAAAAAATGACCCTAGCGTGCGGCATTCTGGCGGCAAGCCTGTCTTTTGGAGTATCGGCTTCTGCATTCTCGGATATGAAAGGCCATGCAGCAGAATCGAAGATCAACTCGCTTCATAAAGACGGTATCGTAAATGGAGTAACCAGCGACAAATTCGCACCGAAATCCAAGGTAACCTTTGCCCAGGGCGTCCAGTTTATCGTCAGCGGGCTGAAGCTTTCCCCGGAAGGCTCCGGCGGCAAGGCGAGTGATTATTTTGACAAAGTGAAAGATAATGCCTGGTATGCCAAAGCGTTTGTGACTGCAAAAGAAAGCGGCCTGTCCCTGGACAAAACCGTTGATCCGAACGGAACGATGACCCGTGCCCAGTTCGCACATCTGCTGACCCAGGCCCTTCAGAGCAAGGGGAATTTCCCGGTAACCCTGATGTATGCTAACGTTACGGACGGCGACAAAATGTCCAATGACGAAATGAACAGCCTGCAGATCCTGTTCAACACCCGGATTGTAACGCTGGAAAAGGACGGAAAATTCCGCCCGACAGAAGCGGTTACCCGTGCTGAAGCCGCCGTATGGATCTATGATGCAGCTGATTTTGCCAAGAGGGTGATTACCCCAGAAGACGACAATAACAACACTGAGACAGGCTATCATTATGAAGCTGCCGTGAAGCTGGAAAAAGCTGCAGACGGCGTTAACAAAGCTACGCTGACTGTCAGCAACCTGCCTAACCCGGGTTATGGCCTGTCTATCGACCGGATTGAATTCGGCAAGGACAAAACGGCAGTTATCTACTTCAGTGTAACAAAACCTGATCCGGGCATGATGTATCCGCAGGTCATTTCTGACGCTACCGCAGTGACCTATCTGCCTGACGGATATACTGCAACCGCGCAGTCTTTGACTGAAGCTGCTTCTTCAAATGCTTCCATTAAGCTTCAATAA
- a CDS encoding histidine phosphatase family protein, producing the protein MGTILYLIRHAESVYVEGKERSRGLSRQGQNDALRIKHVMQDAPIDIFVSSPYERATATIKPLADERHKEIVTIEDLRERAIGDIKDISFREAKQRVYEDFHFAFADGESSAEAQDRGIQELLGLLQEHEGKSLAIGTHGDIMTLLMNYFDPQYDFVFWQSTSMPDIYRLEFDGGRLCSVTRLWDTDR; encoded by the coding sequence GTGGGAACAATCCTGTATTTGATCCGTCATGCGGAATCTGTATATGTAGAGGGGAAAGAGCGGTCGCGGGGATTGTCCCGGCAGGGGCAGAATGACGCGCTTAGGATTAAACACGTCATGCAGGATGCTCCAATCGACATTTTTGTTTCCAGCCCTTATGAAAGGGCTACCGCAACGATCAAGCCTCTGGCTGATGAAAGGCATAAGGAAATTGTAACGATAGAGGATTTAAGAGAAAGAGCAATTGGAGATATTAAAGATATAAGCTTCCGGGAAGCCAAGCAGCGGGTATATGAGGACTTTCATTTTGCTTTTGCAGACGGGGAATCAAGTGCTGAGGCGCAGGACAGAGGTATCCAGGAACTTTTGGGGCTGCTGCAAGAACATGAAGGAAAGTCCCTCGCGATTGGTACGCATGGCGACATTATGACGCTGCTCATGAATTACTTTGATCCGCAGTATGATTTTGTGTTCTGGCAGTCCACATCAATGCCCGATATTTATAGACTGGAGTTTGATGGCGGGCGGTTATGTTCAGTGACGAGGTTGTGGGACACGGATAGATAA
- a CDS encoding ClpX C4-type zinc finger protein, which yields MEDFRKKNFRGAKIEDMILELEKLSSLCEEKANSSDQLERQRFYEGMATAYTTITVKLKGDFDYIEPKVIDELYSSVEKVSPDHASSAQHLESCSFCRKSKEEVGALAMGPGVSICSECLEFGAEVIKVHSTI from the coding sequence ATGGAGGACTTTCGCAAAAAGAACTTCCGGGGTGCAAAAATTGAAGACATGATTCTGGAGCTGGAGAAGCTAAGCTCATTATGTGAAGAAAAAGCAAACAGTAGTGACCAGTTGGAACGGCAGCGTTTCTATGAAGGTATGGCTACCGCCTATACAACGATTACAGTAAAGCTGAAAGGCGATTTTGATTATATCGAGCCGAAGGTCATAGATGAGCTTTACAGCTCTGTAGAAAAGGTTTCCCCGGATCATGCAAGCTCAGCACAGCATCTTGAATCCTGTTCATTTTGCCGCAAAAGTAAAGAAGAAGTTGGAGCATTAGCTATGGGACCAGGAGTATCTATATGCAGCGAATGCTTGGAGTTTGGTGCAGAGGTCATTAAAGTACATTCCACTATATAG
- a CDS encoding translation factor GTPase family protein, whose protein sequence is MIIHSAHDRRTTMIQQEMQRINVGIFAHVDAGKTTTTEHILYESGRIREVGSVDSGTAVTDSMEVERQRGISVRAALASFAWKGVQINLVDTPGHVDFLSEVERSLRVMDCAVLILSAVEGVQAQSEMIWNALRKLGIPTIVFVNKMDRVGADPEAVLAQARTYLSGDIIPVQQPLGREQDYTGAADLWSEEAAPEARTELLEALAERDEELLDVYMSGRPPEPAVWKPYLKERSARGQMFPMVYGAAARGLGITELLDAMTDYFPRAGGDAEQPVSGIVYNIQRDKNMGRMAFVRLYEGRIRNRDTVTNYSQDVQVKVTQIRKVEGGRTEDVGELTAGDIAVVYGLSGVRIGDVLGRPDAVPQEAKLAVPLLTVRVFWDADTDDHQVIGALQELADEDPQLGAEWLPEERELHIKVMGPIQLEVLDSVLQSRYGLKVTFGQPSVIYKETPRTAGEGYIAYLMPKPCWAILRFRIEPGPPDSGLVYESVVRSSDLLPQYQNETARRVPEALQQGLYGWEVTDLKVTLVEGNHHVWHTHPLDFAVATPMGIMDGLSRTGTKLLEPVLAVRIVVPEENGGRVMNDLVQMRGSFEPPALQGGRMIIEGRLPLATSLDYPVTLSSYTKGRSTFTSFFAGYEECPPDVTAERTRRGVNPLDQAKYILSVRKALQG, encoded by the coding sequence ATGATCATACATTCAGCCCATGACAGGAGAACAACCATGATACAGCAGGAGATGCAGCGGATTAATGTCGGGATTTTTGCCCACGTAGATGCCGGAAAGACGACTACGACGGAGCATATATTATATGAGAGCGGACGTATCCGCGAAGTTGGCAGTGTGGACAGCGGGACGGCTGTGACGGATTCCATGGAGGTGGAGCGGCAGCGGGGAATATCGGTCCGGGCAGCCTTGGCTTCTTTTGCCTGGAAAGGCGTGCAGATCAATCTGGTGGATACGCCGGGCCACGTCGATTTTCTGTCCGAGGTGGAGCGTTCGCTGCGCGTGATGGACTGCGCGGTGCTGATCCTGTCCGCCGTTGAAGGCGTGCAGGCACAGAGCGAGATGATCTGGAATGCGCTGCGCAAGCTGGGTATTCCGACGATTGTTTTTGTGAACAAAATGGACCGCGTCGGAGCGGACCCGGAAGCCGTGCTGGCCCAGGCGCGCACTTATCTGTCCGGGGACATTATTCCGGTGCAGCAGCCGTTGGGCAGGGAGCAGGACTATACCGGTGCTGCAGATTTGTGGAGCGAGGAAGCGGCGCCGGAAGCACGGACAGAGCTGCTGGAGGCGCTGGCCGAGAGGGATGAGGAGCTGCTGGATGTATACATGTCAGGCCGTCCGCCGGAACCTGCGGTATGGAAACCATATCTGAAGGAGCGGTCAGCCCGCGGGCAAATGTTCCCGATGGTCTACGGCGCAGCTGCCAGGGGTCTTGGGATCACGGAGCTGCTGGACGCCATGACCGACTACTTCCCCCGGGCCGGAGGAGATGCGGAGCAGCCGGTCTCAGGCATTGTCTACAACATTCAGCGTGACAAAAATATGGGCCGCATGGCCTTTGTCCGCCTCTACGAAGGGAGAATCCGCAACCGTGATACAGTAACGAACTACTCCCAGGATGTGCAGGTCAAAGTGACGCAGATCCGTAAAGTGGAAGGCGGACGTACGGAGGATGTCGGCGAGCTTACTGCCGGAGATATCGCTGTCGTGTATGGCCTGTCCGGCGTGCGGATCGGCGATGTGCTGGGCCGGCCCGATGCCGTGCCGCAGGAAGCGAAGCTGGCCGTGCCGCTGCTGACCGTGCGCGTGTTCTGGGATGCGGACACCGACGACCACCAGGTGATCGGTGCGCTGCAGGAGCTGGCGGACGAAGATCCGCAGCTGGGGGCGGAGTGGCTGCCGGAGGAGCGCGAGCTGCACATCAAGGTGATGGGCCCGATCCAGCTGGAGGTGCTGGACAGCGTGCTGCAGAGCCGCTACGGCCTGAAGGTTACCTTCGGCCAGCCGTCGGTGATCTATAAGGAAACGCCGCGCACTGCGGGCGAAGGCTACATCGCCTACCTGATGCCGAAGCCGTGCTGGGCGATTCTGCGGTTCAGGATTGAACCGGGGCCGCCGGACAGCGGCCTGGTCTATGAATCGGTCGTGCGCAGCTCCGATCTGCTGCCGCAGTACCAGAACGAGACGGCCCGCCGCGTACCGGAAGCGCTGCAGCAGGGACTTTACGGCTGGGAGGTCACCGACCTGAAGGTGACTTTGGTGGAGGGGAACCATCATGTGTGGCATACCCATCCGCTGGATTTTGCCGTCGCTACGCCGATGGGCATCATGGACGGGCTGAGCCGGACCGGCACCAAGCTGCTGGAGCCGGTCCTGGCTGTGCGCATCGTCGTGCCCGAGGAGAACGGCGGCCGCGTGATGAACGACCTCGTGCAGATGCGCGGCAGCTTCGAGCCGCCGGCGCTGCAGGGCGGGCGGATGATCATCGAGGGAAGGCTGCCGCTGGCTACCTCACTCGATTATCCGGTGACGCTGAGCTCCTATACGAAGGGGCGGAGCACGTTCACTTCCTTTTTTGCCGGCTACGAGGAATGCCCGCCGGACGTTACCGCCGAGCGCACGCGCCGGGGCGTGAACCCGCTGGATCAGGCGAAGTATATTTTGAGTGTGCGGAAGGCTTTGCAGGGGTGA